One part of the Phoenix dactylifera cultivar Barhee BC4 chromosome 4, palm_55x_up_171113_PBpolish2nd_filt_p, whole genome shotgun sequence genome encodes these proteins:
- the LOC120110593 gene encoding ribosomal biogenesis protein LAS1L-like isoform X1, with protein MTIQPEFNGSENLEFSEFYKKTHTKKNKEWIDPICAVKHSKMLSLREESSQSGVQLTSEEMSRQALGKRKRYILGFGDGPKPSSSSSTPSRVSQDHVGELQKLKAEMEEMKMEREMEREELRRQLEQERREREEEKKEREEEQKQIAHLTSLVTEFLKEKTQTHKSSIHHDGAMYSTGGTNTRWYVFSFILRRLFRDLDQIKRNIIVNLYLNFSLLFFTCGY; from the exons ATGACTATACAG CCGGAGTTTAATGGTTCTGAAAACCttgaattttcagaattctataagaaaactcATACCAAGAAGAACAAAGAGTGGATTGATCCTATTTGCGCCGTGAAACAT TCAAAGATGTTGAGCTTGCGAGAAGAATCTTCCCAATCCGGTGTGCAATTAACATCAGAAGAGATGTCTAGGCAGGCACttggaaaaaggaagagatacattcttggatttggggatgggccgaagccctcttcatcttcttccacaccTAGTCGTGTGTCACAAGACCATGTTGGGGAGTTACAGAAACTTAAAGCTgagatggaggagatgaagatggagcgtgagatggagcgtgaggagctgcggaggcaattggaacaggagaggagagagcgtgaggaggaaaagaaagagcgaGAGGAAGAACAGAAGCAAATTGCACATCTTACAAGTTTGGTGACAGAGTTCTTAAAGGAAAAGACTCAAACGCATAAGTCGTctatccatcatgatggggccatGTATTCAACTGGTGGCACAAATACTCGTTGGTATGTATTCTCATTTATATTACGTAGGTTATTTAGAGATTTGGACCAAATTAAGCGAAATATCATTGTAAACTTatacttgaattttagtttattatttttcacatgtggttattga
- the LOC120110593 gene encoding ribosomal biogenesis protein LAS1L-like isoform X2: MTIQPEFNGSENLEFSEFYKKTHTKKNKEWIDPICAVKHSKMLSLREESSQSGVQLTSEEMSRQALGKRKRYILGFGDGPKPSSSSSTPSRVSQDHVGELQKLKAEMEEMKMEREMEREELRRQLEQERREREEEKKEREEEQKQIAHLTSLVTEFLKEKTQTHKSSIHHDGAMYSTGGTNTR; encoded by the exons ATGACTATACAG CCGGAGTTTAATGGTTCTGAAAACCttgaattttcagaattctataagaaaactcATACCAAGAAGAACAAAGAGTGGATTGATCCTATTTGCGCCGTGAAACAT TCAAAGATGTTGAGCTTGCGAGAAGAATCTTCCCAATCCGGTGTGCAATTAACATCAGAAGAGATGTCTAGGCAGGCACttggaaaaaggaagagatacattcttggatttggggatgggccgaagccctcttcatcttcttccacaccTAGTCGTGTGTCACAAGACCATGTTGGGGAGTTACAGAAACTTAAAGCTgagatggaggagatgaagatggagcgtgagatggagcgtgaggagctgcggaggcaattggaacaggagaggagagagcgtgaggaggaaaagaaagagcgaGAGGAAGAACAGAAGCAAATTGCACATCTTACAAGTTTGGTGACAGAGTTCTTAAAGGAAAAGACTCAAACGCATAAGTCGTctatccatcatgatggggccatGTATTCAACTGGTGGCACAAATACTCGTTG a
- the LOC103714436 gene encoding protein PHLOEM PROTEIN 2-LIKE A1-like gives MAAAGFKLKSSDTEVDDLFIYPRDLWITWGSDERYWRWHWLLLRSQDYKDIEVPQLLEVCWLEIKGKFSMSQLTPNAKYEVVFVVMLLEPSFGWESPVTLSLDTPDDKSTSRKSDELKKMPVNEWKELLVGSFTASASGDVTFSMLGDDKTHWKKGLVVKYVEVRPAYN, from the exons atggcAGCTGCGGGTTTCAAGCTTAAG AGCTCCGATACTGAGGTCGACGATTTGTTCATATACCCGCGAGACCTGTGGATCACCTGGGGCAGCGATGAGAGATACTGGAGGTGGCACTGGCTCTTGCTGAGGAG CCAAGACTACAAGGACATTGAAGTGCCacaattgttagaagtatgctggCTCGAGATCAAGGGCAAGTTCAGCATGTCGCAGCTCACGCCCAACGCCAAGTACGAGGTGGTGTTCGTGGTGATGCTGCTGGAGCCAAGCTTCGGGTGGGAATCCCCAGTGACTCTCAGTCTCGATACGCCCGATGACAAATCTACCTCGCGCAAAAGTGATGAACTCAAGAAGATGCCCGTGAACGAATGGAAGGAGCTCCTCGTCGGTTCCTTCACGGCATCGGCAAGCGGGGATGTCACCTTCTCCATGCTGGGGGACGACAAGACGCACTGGAAGAAGGGGCTCGTCGTCAAGTACGTCGAGGTCCGACCCGCGTATAACTAA
- the LOC103714435 gene encoding uncharacterized protein PHLOEM PROTEIN 2-LIKE A4-like, giving the protein MKSSKTTEVIVSYADLQPIGDLHGIFRSGSFINNNTMRCVKEKASNFSSFMIYARELKITWEHDPRYWRWLWLEEDLKVEVAELLKVCWLEVHGSLPMSLLNPGHKYDVMFVIMMKDASGFDPKATFKLELPDGEVKQQKMSLKALASKEWVMVKAGDFVAKGEGEIKFSMLDYEELNWKTGLIICGVQIKPST; this is encoded by the exons ATGAAGTCGTCCAAAACCACTGAAGTTATCGTTAGCTATGCTGATCTCCAGCCCATTGGGGATCTCCATGGCATATTCCGCAGCGGGTCGTTCATCAACAACAACACCATG AGGTGCGTGAAGGAGAAAGCAAGCAACTTCTCGAGCTTCATGATCTACGCGAGGGAACTGAAGATCACTTGGGAGCATGACCCGAGATACTGGCGCTGGCTTTGGTTGGAAGA GGACCTGAAGGTCGAAGTCGCGGAGCTGTTGAAAGTTTGTTGGCTCGAGGTGCACGGGAGCCTCCCGATGAGCCTCCTTAACCCTGGGCACAAGTATGATGTCATGTTTGTGATCATGATGAAGGATGCGTCAGGGTTTGATCCTAAAGCCACCTTCAAGCTCGAACTACCCGATGGTGAGGTGAAGCAACAGAAGATGAGCCTCAAAGCATTGGCCTCGAAGGAGTGGGTCATGGTGAAGGCCGGAGACTTTGTGGCCAAAGGCGAAGGGGAGATCAAGTTCTCAATGCTCGATTATGAGGAACTGAACTGGAAGACTGGACTGATCATTTGCGGGGTTCAGATCAAGCCCAGCACCTGA